AGATAGGTGGAATTGATTCCGGCGCCGACACGCGCTGTGCAGCGTTCCTGCGGCAGACAGGCTGCGCTCATCAGGCCCCAGCGCGGATCGGAACCAAAGCTGTTGGCCGCCGCCGGGCCCGCGCCGCCATCTACATAAACGTTGTAAATCACGCCGGGGGCGCGGCCGATCACAGCCTCGTACAGCGCGCCCGTGGTTCGCCGCCATCCTGAAATCAGGTCGGCCCCGGAAATAATCGGTTTGGGTCCACTTCCATACGCGGCGTATAGAAGCGGGGCTCCGTCGGCGCCATTTTGCACGGTTAACCGCTCGCGCCACAGGCCACCGCGCTTGAACAAAATCCTACTCCCCGGCTCCAAACGAACAGCGTTAAGACGCGCCAGGCTGCGCCAGGGCAACTTCGGGCTGGTGCCTGGATTGGCGTCGTTGCCCGCCGGATCCAGGTAATAGGTGGGGGCGATAGAATATGCCGATGGGCTTGCGATTTCACCTTTAGTAGGCGTCAGCGCAAAGACCAGTACAACACCGGCGATGGCCGTGACGACCCTCGCAAGCCACTTTTGGCAAGCTGCCATCGCGCCCGCTAGCCTCCGCATACCTTGAGCTGCTCGTAAGCTTAGGCCGAGCCACCTGCCACTGCTGTCAGGAATCGGCAGTTGCAGGCGGCTGCCGCGCTATCCGGCGCGGCGTGACGGTGGATAAGACTCAAGCACGAATTTTTTGATAGGGCAGCTCAGCGGCCGCGCAAACGATCCAGGATGATGGAACCGGCAGCGCGCACCGAGAGATGGTTGTAGTCGCCCGGTCCCAGGATGGGCGCCAGAAGGCGATCGGCGCGGGCCGCGACTAGCGGCGCCATTCCAAAACCGGTGCCAAGCAAAAGCATCATAGGAGTGGAACCTTGCTCTAGTTCCGCGCGCAACGCGCCGTAACTAACTCCGCCGGCGGTGCGAGCCGAGGTATGCACCAGCAGAGGGACGATACCCGCCATCGCGGCGCTGTCGGCGAGCGCCTCCTCCAGCGAGGCCACCACCCGCATCAGGGCCAGCGCTTGAGCGCGCAGGTCGTCATGGCGGCGGCCTGGGCCGGTAAGCCAATGGTCGCGCAGGCGTAGGGCAAATTCGCGCAATTCCGCCACCGGATGGACAACGTATAGCGCGCGTACATCGTAAGTGCGGGCAGAACGCGCCAGATCGTGCAAATCCAAACTGGTAATCGCGGACGTCACTATCCGGCCGTTGCGATCGAGCACCGGGTAGTGAAGCAGGGTGAGAAAGAGATCAGCCACGCGCGATTTTGTTAAGCAGATCGGGCCGGCGGTCACGCGTGCGCCGTTCGGCCTGTTCCTGACGCCAGCGGCGTATCCGAGCGTGGTCGCCACTGAGCAGTACCTCGGGCACGCTCAGGCCGCGAAAGACCTCGGGGCGAGTATATTGGGGATACTCCAACAGCCCCTGGCCGAAAGATTCTTCGGCCAGCGAGTGGGCATTGCCCAGGACTCCAGGCAGCAGGCGGCACACCGCCTCGACCACCACCATCGCCGCCAGCTCACCACCGTTTAGAATGTAGTCACCGATGGACAACTCTTCATCAACCAACTCGCGTACGCGCTCGTCGATTCCCTCATAACGTCCAGCGATCAGCAACAACCCGGGTTCCCTACCGGCGTATCGGCGCGCCCGCTCCTGATCGAAGCGGGCGCCTTGAGGAGTTAGAAGAATCCGGTGCAGGCCGGGACGGGCCGAAAGCGCATGGTCAATAGCGGCCGCTACCGGC
The window above is part of the Candidatus Binataceae bacterium genome. Proteins encoded here:
- a CDS encoding RNA methyltransferase, whose protein sequence is MADLFLTLLHYPVLDRNGRIVTSAITSLDLHDLARSARTYDVRALYVVHPVAELREFALRLRDHWLTGPGRRHDDLRAQALALMRVVASLEEALADSAAMAGIVPLLVHTSARTAGGVSYGALRAELEQGSTPMMLLLGTGFGMAPLVAARADRLLAPILGPGDYNHLSVRAAGSIILDRLRGR
- the trmD gene encoding tRNA (guanosine(37)-N1)-methyltransferase TrmD → MEFHIVTLFPAMLQGWLEAGVVGRALRGQPAGVVLHNLRDYGLGNYRQVDDQPYGGGSGMVLRPEPVAAAIDHALSARPGLHRILLTPQGARFDQERARRYAGREPGLLLIAGRYEGIDERVRELVDEELSIGDYILNGGELAAMVVVEAVCRLLPGVLGNAHSLAEESFGQGLLEYPQYTRPEVFRGLSVPEVLLSGDHARIRRWRQEQAERRTRDRRPDLLNKIARG